Genomic window (Gemmatimonadota bacterium):
CGGCGCCGTCTACCGCCAATCCCCAGATGGGAGGTCGCCCGAGGAGCACCCCCCGGGCCCCTATTGCCAGCGCCTTGAGGACGTCGGTCCCCCGGCGAATTCCGCCGTCGACATAGACCTCGACCTGGCCGTCCACCGCGGCGACCACCTCGGGCAGGGCGCGCGCCGTGGCGATCGCGGTGTCGAGCTGTCGCCCCCCGTGGTTCGACACCACAATGGCGCTCGCCCCATGATCGATCGCGCGGCGCGCGTCGTCCCCGCGCACGATTCCCTTGACGACCACCGGGAGCCCAGAGATGTCCCGGAGCCAGCGAATGTCCCTCGGGGAAATCGACGGGTCGTGCAGCCCCCTGAAGTGGCGCATCAATCCGCTCGCCTCTCCCGTGGCGGTGGGCACCGCGCCCATTCCGGCCTCCACGGCATTCGCGATCCGCAGGCCCGGAGGCAGGGTGAAACCGCTGCGGATGTCGCGCTCCCGCCGCCCAAGGACCGGTGTGTCCACCGTCAACATCAGGGCGCGATACCCGGCGTCCACGGCCTGGGCAACGAGCGCCTCGGTGTGTTCGCGACCGGTGTACACGTACACCTGAAACCACTTGGGCGCCGCCGGCTCCACCGCCGCCACCTCGGACAAACCTGTCGTTGCAGTGGTACTCACGACGAGCAACGTTCCCGCGGCTGCGGCGGCGCGCGCCATCCCGACTTCCCCCTCGGGATGGGCCAGCTTCTGCATCGCGGTTGGGGCAATAAGGACCGGCATCGCCACGGGGGCGCCGAGCACCGTGGTCGCCATCGATCGCGTCGAGACGTCGACCATGGTGCGATATCGAATGGCGAGCGCGTCCCACGCGGCGCGATTCGCGCGCAGCGTCACTTCATCGTTGGCACCACCACTTTGGTAGTCCCACGCCGACTCCGCGACGCGCTCGCGGGCAGCACGTTCATAGTCAAACAGATTGAGCAGCATCCCGCCGTCCTAACGACGGTAGCCCTTCGAATCGCGAATGGGCTGCTGACAGGTCGGCCACGCTGCGGTACTCGGCGGCCCGCCAGCGGCGGTCGGCGCGGGAGCCCCCCGATCAAAGACGCGCCGGTCCCGTGACACGGTCTCCGGGTCCTCACTGGCGAGGTAGGCCAGCATGGCCACCAGCACGGCATTCTGCCGCAGGTCGTCCAGCACCGCCTTGTCGTACGTGTCGCGCTGCGTATGCCAGGTGTACGTGCCGTACGACCAGTCGAGCGCACCGAGGCCAAACGCCGGAGCGCCAGCGCAACCAAACGACGCATGGTCGGAGCCACCGCCCGCCGGGGATCCCGGGAAGTTGAGCGTGATGCCACGCGTCAACTCGGATGGGATACTCGCGATCCACTGCGCAACATTGCCAGCCGCGGTCGTCAGGCCACCCGAGGAGAAGTTGATGATACGCCCGGTCCCGTTGTCCTGGTTGAACAGTGCTTGCAGGCCGCGCACCACTTCCGGCCGGTCGGCGGCAAAGGCGCGTGATCCGTTCAGCCCCTGCTCCTCCCCTCCCCAGTGCCCCACGAGGATGGTGCGCTTCGGGTTGGGATAGTGCTGCTTGAGCAGGCGCATCGCCTCCATCATGATGACCGTGCCCGTCCCGTTGTCCGTCGTGCCGCTCCCGCCGTCCCACGAGTCAAAGTGGGCGGACAGCATGACATACTCGTTCGGCTTGGCGGTGCCGGGGATCGACGCCACGGTGTTGGCTACCGGCAACTCACCCAAAAAGTCGGCCTGCGCGCGGACGCGCAGTCGCGGCCCCTGGTGGTTCTCGGCAAGCCGGTACAGCAGGCCGTAGTCTTCGCAACCGACATCGAGCGACGGGACCTGCGTGGTCTGCGCATCGAACACCTTCTGCACCCCCCAGCCGTTGGACCAGCGGGACGCCACCACGCCGGCCGCGCCCGCCTGCTCCAGCCGCACGCCTAACGATCCTGTCCCGAGTCCGGTCCCATACCCGGTCTTCTGCAGCCGCCGGTTCCACTGGGTCTGGGCCTCGGTGCGCGCGGCCCGCATCCGGGCGAACGATTCGACCGTGGCAAACCGCTCCCAGTTGTCATCGGGACGGCAGGTCGGTTGCAGCATCGAGATCAGCACGAACTTGCCGCGCGCCTGGGGCAACCAGGCCACAAACGCCGCGGAATCCGGAACATCGGGCAGGATCACCACCTCCCCCTCGACGTCCTTCCCCCCGGTCCCGGCGCTCCACGCGAGCATCGTCCCTTCGAGCGAGCGCACGCGCGGGGCCACGAGGTCGATGTGGGACACCCCGCGACGCCACGACTTCCAGGTGCCGTAGCTCGGCGTCGTCGCCCCAATCCCCCAGGCGGTGTAGGTCTTCGCCAGCCACTCGTTCCCGCTCTTGTGTCCCGGTGATCCTGTCAGTCGCGGCCCAATCGAATCGCTAAGCACCTGCAGCAGCTTCCCCACCTGGGACTGCTGCATCCCGGACTCATACAGCCGGCGGAT
Coding sequences:
- a CDS encoding alpha-hydroxy-acid oxidizing protein — its product is MLLNLFDYERAARERVAESAWDYQSGGANDEVTLRANRAAWDALAIRYRTMVDVSTRSMATTVLGAPVAMPVLIAPTAMQKLAHPEGEVGMARAAAAAGTLLVVSTTATTGLSEVAAVEPAAPKWFQVYVYTGREHTEALVAQAVDAGYRALMLTVDTPVLGRRERDIRSGFTLPPGLRIANAVEAGMGAVPTATGEASGLMRHFRGLHDPSISPRDIRWLRDISGLPVVVKGIVRGDDARRAIDHGASAIVVSNHGGRQLDTAIATARALPEVVAAVDGQVEVYVDGGIRRGTDVLKALAIGARGVLLGRPPIWGLAVDGAAGARHVLELLRDELDLAMALSGCPTLSEITPDLLVGADAR
- a CDS encoding M20/M25/M40 family metallo-hydrolase — protein: MRFPVLVVATATLTSLAAAQSYTVADPVIRRLYESGMQQSQVGKLLQVLSDSIGPRLTGSPGHKSGNEWLAKTYTAWGIGATTPSYGTWKSWRRGVSHIDLVAPRVRSLEGTMLAWSAGTGGKDVEGEVVILPDVPDSAAFVAWLPQARGKFVLISMLQPTCRPDDNWERFATVESFARMRAARTEAQTQWNRRLQKTGYGTGLGTGSLGVRLEQAGAAGVVASRWSNGWGVQKVFDAQTTQVPSLDVGCEDYGLLYRLAENHQGPRLRVRAQADFLGELPVANTVASIPGTAKPNEYVMLSAHFDSWDGGSGTTDNGTGTVIMMEAMRLLKQHYPNPKRTILVGHWGGEEQGLNGSRAFAADRPEVVRGLQALFNQDNGTGRIINFSSGGLTTAAGNVAQWIASIPSELTRGITLNFPGSPAGGGSDHASFGCAGAPAFGLGALDWSYGTYTWHTQRDTYDKAVLDDLRQNAVLVAMLAYLASEDPETVSRDRRVFDRGAPAPTAAGGPPSTAAWPTCQQPIRDSKGYRR